A genome region from Phocoena sinus isolate mPhoSin1 chromosome 16, mPhoSin1.pri, whole genome shotgun sequence includes the following:
- the SYT15 gene encoding LOW QUALITY PROTEIN: synaptotagmin-15 (The sequence of the model RefSeq protein was modified relative to this genomic sequence to represent the inferred CDS: inserted 2 bases in 1 codon; substituted 1 base at 1 genomic stop codon), whose translation MEEQVALVIGGILGGLLLPLLLMVVSRCLWKRLRVMFAYEELSGTTAASSTQGHKLCPPDARTQVSRPPGVPFVVPPSFQSQDWVPLSSREWAQAPQDPCPAPELLPHATRSNLGDPPSPCVVGDACVVGTINPELYKIPEDKSETHFPEGCLGRLWFSXQYQQQAERLLVGLIQAQRLQAPSEPCSPLVKLHLLPDERRFLQSKTKCGTGPQFDEHFVFQVPSKSITQRVLRFSVYHVDRQRKHQLLGQVLFPLKTETLAGDCRLIIWRDLEAESLEPPSKFGDLQFCFSYDDCLNHLTVIVLXAKGLQLLQDDTSFVSVLVKVSLMNHNKFVKCKKTSAVLGSANPVYSETFSFKADPAELDTGTLSLTVLQRAEGDRSRELGRVVVGPYMYTRGKELEHWNEMLSKPKELVRRWHALCHPTEP comes from the exons ATGGAGG agCAGGTGGCCCTGGTGATTGGGGGCATCCTTGGGGGACTGCTGCTACCGCTGCTGTTGATGGTGGTGAGCCGGTGTCTCTGGAAGAGGCTTCGCGTCATGTTCGCCTATGAGGAGCTGTCAGGGACCACGGCAGCCTCCAGCACACAGGGACACAAGCTCTGCCCACCGGATGCCAGAACCCAGGTGAGCAG GCCACCAGGTGTACCATTCGTGGTGCCCCCTTCCTTCCAAAGCCAAGACTGGGTGCCCCTGAGCAGCAGAGAGTGGGCCCAGGCCCCACAGGACCCCTGCCCAGCCCCGGAGCTCCTGCCTCATGCCACCCGCAGCAATCTTGGTGA TCCTCCCAGCCCCTGTGTTGTAGGAGACGCATGCGTGGTGGGGACCATCAATCCAGAGCTCTACAAGATCCCGGAGGACAAAAGTGAGACCCACTTCCCTGAGGGCTGCCTGGGGCGGCTGTGGTTCTC GCAATACCAGCAGCAGGCCGAGCGACTGCTGGTGGGCCTGATCCAGGCACAGCGGCTGCAAGCCCCCTCAGAGCCCTGTAGCCCCCTGGTGAAGCTCCATCTGCTACCGGATGAGCGGCGCTTCCTCCAGTCCAAGACCAAATGCGGAACCGGCCCACAGTTCGACGAGCACTTCGTCTTTCAG GTGCCCAGCAAGAGTATCACCCAGAGGGTGCTGAGGTTCTCGGTGTACCACGTGGACAGGCAGAGGAAGCACCAGCTCCTGGGCCAGGTGCTGTTCCCCCTGAAGACGGAGACCCTGGCGGGCGACTGTCGGCTCATCATCTGGAGAGACCTGGAGGCTGAGAGCCTGGAG cctccctccaaGTTTGGCGACCTCCAGTTCTGCTTCAGCTACGACGACTGCCTGAACCACCTCACGGTGATCGTGCTGTGAGCCAAGGGCCTCCAACTCCTCCAGGATGACACGAGCTTTGTCA GTGTGCTTGTCAAGGTGTCTCTGATGAACCACAACAAGTTTGTCAAGTGCAAGAAGACTTCGGCTGTGCTGGGCTCCGCCAACCCTGTGTACAGCGAGACCTTCAGCTTCAAGGCCGACCCTGCCGAGCTGGACACGGGGACCCTCAGCCTGACAGTGCTGCAGAGGGCCGAAGGGGACA GGAGCCGCGAGTTGGGCCGGGTGGTGGTGGGCCCCTACATGTACACCAGAGGCAAAGAGCTGGAGCACTGGAACGAGATGCTTAGCAAACCCAAGGAGCTGGTGAGGCGCTGGCACGCGCTCTGCCACCCCACTGAGCCCTGA